In the Acidaminococcales bacterium genome, CGCGCCACCGAAGAATAGTAAGCGTACCGCGTGCTGGCCTGACATTCGCCGGCAAACGCTTTCATGAGGTTTTCCAGAGTTTTTGTCCCTACCAAACTTTTGCCCATAAAAATTCCCCCTGTCGATTTGGTTTTAAAATATATCGCGCCCGCCCCGGCGATTTGATGGCGCATTGCCGCAAGAGCTGCCGCAATTTCCCCTTGGCGTCTATCCTATCACTGCGCGCCGCCTTTTGCGCCGCGCTGCCCGAACAACGCTTTTACCCCCTGCGCCGCGATGCACACGCCCAGCAAAAGCACCAGCACGGCCATTACCAACTGCAAGCCATCGTTGAACATGTTTTTGCTGAGGCCGCCGGCCAACCCGGACGACAACTGATATACTTTGATGCAGAGCGCGGAGAAGGTAACCGCGATCATGAAGAAAATGGGTATGACCATCATAAAATGGGCGCGCCTCGTCCTTTTGAGAAACACGGCGCAGGCGATAAGCGACAAGGCCGACAATAGCTGGTTGGAAGAGCCAAACAGCGGCCAGATGGCCGAATAGCCCGCCTTGGACAATAGATAAGCGACCAGGAGTGTCAAAATGGTCGCGACGTACTTGTCCATGAAGAATTTATGCGCCGCCCCCGGCTGTTCATCCGCCGACGCCTGAAAAAATTCCTGGAAGGACAGGCGCCCCACGCGGGCGACCGAGTCCAGCGAGGTCATGGCGAAAGCGGAAACCGAAAGATTTATCAACGTAAAAACGATGTCGGACGGAAGCCCCAGCGTCGTGAGGAAATTGGCGATGCCGCCGGCGAATACCTGCGGCGGCGTTACAAGACCTTGCTTGGCGGCGGCGCCGGCAGCGAAGGAAGCTACGGCGATCAGGGCGATAACGGCGAGCAGGCTTTCCATCAGCATGGCGCCAAAGGAAATCGGCAGCATGTCATTTTCGCTTTTGATTTGTTTGGACGCCGTACCGGAGGATACCAGAGAGTGAAACCCGGAAACCGCCCCGCACGCGATTGTAACGAACATCATGGGAAACAGCGATTGCCCGTCTATGTCAAACCCGGTGAAAGCCGGCAGGTTTATGGAAGGGTTTGAGACAAAAACGCCTACTACGGCGGCGGCGATCATGGCCACCAGGAGATAACTGTTCAGATAGTCCCGGGGCTGCAGCAAGGCCCAGATCGGCACGACCGATGCGACAAAAATATAAGTGAACACAATAATGTGCCAAATGTCTCGCGAGACAAAGATCGGGAAATTCAGCCCGAAGGCGATCGCCGCGACTAACAATATCAGCGCGGCCGCCGTGTTCAGCCATTTCCCCAGCCGGCCGAAGCGCAAGACAAAACCCAAAACGACCGCTTCCACGATGAACAACATGGAGGTAGTCGCTACCGCGCCGTTGGCGGGAATTTGCGTACTGGCGCCTTTCGGCGAAACATAAAAGCCGTTGAAGGTACCGGCCACCACGTCCGCGAACGCGGCGATCACCAGTATGCAGAAAAGCCAGCAGAAGATAAGAAAAAGTTTTTTGCCCAGGCGGCCGATATATTCTTCAATAACATAGCCAATGGTACGGCCTTTGTTGCGCACGGACGCGTACATAGCGGAAAAATCCTGTACCGCGCCAAAAAACACGCCGCCGAGCAAAATCCAGATTAATACGGGCAGCCAGCCGAAAACCGCGGCCTGTATGGGGCCGTTGATGGGGCCGGCGCCGGCGATGGAGGCGAACTGATGCCCGAATACCACATGCCTGTCGGCCGGTACGTAGTCCACGCCGTCTTGATATGCATAGGCCGGCGTTTTCGCCGCCGGGTCAATCCCCCATTTGTTGGCGAGCCAGCGGCCGTAAAAAAGATACGCCGCCCCCAATACGGCAATTGAAATTGCCATCATCAAAATGCCATTCATGCTTTATCCTCCTGAAAATATAGTCAACAATCAGTTGCGCCCGCCGCCTTCGCGGCGCGGTTAATTTTCTCTGCGGCAAGTTTCGCAAGCATTGGAACCGGCAGTATTTTTATAAAGTTGGGCAAAGCCCCATTTGGCCAAAAGCTCCAAAGCCGGCAACAAACTCTCGCCGTCCGCGGTCAGGGCGTACTCCACCCGGGGCGGTATTTGGTTGTACTGCTTGCGAAGGACTATGCCGAAATTTTCCAATTCTTTCAGCGACTGCGACAGCATCATATTGGTTATGCCCGGTATGTTCCGTTTGATCGCGCTGTAGCGGGCAGGCGTCCTTGAGGACAAAAAGCATATTATCGGCAATTTCCATTTGCCGCCGATTATGCTCAAAGCATGGCGCAAAGGGCAAAGCGCGAACTCCCCGCCATTTCCGTCCAGGCCGACCACCTCCCGCTGCGTGCTTGGCTCGCCGCCATCTTTGCTAAAGTATTGTTTAGCATACCTTGTCATTAAATACTGCGTACTTGCAAAATATTTTCTTTATAATACAATTATACCATAAAAGGGCTTGGCAAAACAAAACAAAACAAAAGAGGTGGCAAAAATGCAGGAAGTATTGAAATTTTTGGCTGAAAGCAAGGTTTTCTTTTTGGCGACAGCGGAAGGGAAGCAACCGAGGGTACGTCCCTTGGGATTTTTTATGGAGTATGGGGGCAAACTTTGCTTTTGCACCAGCAACCAAAAAGATATGTACAAACAGATGAAAGACAGCCCGTTAGTGGAGATTTGCGCGACTGTCGGCAGGGACGTCCTGCGCGTCACGGGGAAAGCGGTTTTCGTTACCAGCGCCGCGAGCAAACAGAAGGCGCTGGAAGTCATGCCGGCGTTAAAAGCCAAATATGCCGTGGACGACAAGATATTTGAAATCTTCGCCGTAGAGGATGCCACGGCAACTACGCTTGGAGCTGACGGAAGCAAAAAAACGCGGCAAATTTGAAAAAACCGCCAACGGCCCGGTTGCCGCTTCCTGCGGCACCCGGGCCGTTTTGTCGGGCGCCGCGCTGCGGTTTTGCCACAGGAATCCTCCATGCCGCTTATATTTTGGACCGCACCTCGTCAACCAAAAGATCGTTCAATTCATATCTGTCAAGCACAAACGTTGGCAGGCCGAACACATACGCCGCTATCTCGTAAGGCTGATAATATATGACCAGCGCCTCTTCGGTAAGATAAAAGCCCGTATCGGCGCTCACGCCCGGGAAGCGCACGCTGCCCCGCCATTCGGCGCGCCGGTTTATTTCCTGCGCGATGCGTTCGTCTATTATCTTCTGATAGCCGGAACCGCTTTGGAACAGATCGCCCAATTGGAACACCTTGCCTGTTTCCAAATCAGCGGTTACCGATTCCTGCCAGCTGATGCCGTGCGCGCCGCCCGTGTATTCATATCCGCGCAGGGCGATGCTGAGCAAAGCGTTGTCGTTATATTTTACTTTGTAAGAAGCGTGAAAGGAGTACCGGCTGCGGTTTTTTGCGTCCGCGGCGGCCAAAACTTCGTATTCCGCCAATCTGCTTTCTACTGCTTTCGCTAAAATTTCACTTATTTTGGCCGCCGCTTCCGAGTGTTCCCTGTCTTTGACCACGGGGACGACGGCTTCCACTTCGCCTGATTTTTTCAGCGCCCTAGGCACGATGTCCGGCCGGGCTTCGGCGGCCGCGCAGTTTATCAGCAAGGCGCATGTCAGCGCGGACAACAACTTTTTCATTTTTTTATTCCTCCTGTTTCCGGCAAAGATAAACGAAGGCCGGGGGCAAATTCATCAATACGAAATCAGTTTTTACGCTGGGGAAGTAACGTTTGAGCATTTTATATAGAAACGGCGAGTATTGAAAGGCCACGAATATGCCGCCGTCCGCCAAGTTGTCGTAAACGTTCTCCATTATGCGGCTGCGCAGACTTTCCGCGAATATGGAGAAAGGCAGGCCGGAAATGATGCAGTCGGCCTTGGGAAGATCCAACCTCCGCAAAGTGCTGCCAAGAGTTTCCGCTTTTGCCGCGTAACAAAAACACGGATAACGCGCTTGCAGGGACTTTCGCATTTCGGCACTTTGCTCAAATACGACGACGTTACATTCGGCGACGCGCCGCTCGGCGATGTAACGGGTGAAAACTCCTGTGCCCGCGCCCAATTCCACTACCGTCCGCATGTCCTCCCACGGCAGTCCGCCCATCATTTTGCGCGTCAAAAAAGACGAACTGGGGGTAATGCTGCCAATCTTGCGCGGCTGCGTCATGAACCTGCGAAGAAACTCTATTCGTTCGGATTCCATAAAAGCGGCGTCTCCTATCCCTGAAATTATTAAAAAAACGCTATACATAGCATAATTTCTTTATAATATTTTGTCAAATTATTTTATGATCAAAGCTTGCCCGCCGGCTGTCGCCCCTGTCGCGCTTGAAACGGCCTATCGGCCCAATGGCCGCCGCGAACGGCAAGCCTTAGATTGTCAAGAACTGTCCGCGCCTTGTCTTCCTGCCCGGCAGCGCGCTCCCCAAGGAAAGCAAGCTTAAGGCGCGGGTTCTCCGATAGGCTGAACTTGCCGCGTCCCGCGCGGCAACGCAATTCATCTTTCAAGGCCGGCACGCTCGCTGCTGCCGGCCTTGAAATCAATGGCGATGGGCAAGCGCATATATCCATCCTTTGCGACTGCCTTGGTTTTTTCGCGGCGGCGGATGCTAACTTAATTTTTCCCGGAGCAGTTTGTTGATCATTTCCGGATTGGCGCGGCCTTTGGTCTCTTTCATCACTTGGCCGACCAGAAAGCCCAGCGCCTTGTCCTTGCCGGCTTTGTAGTCCTCGGCCGATTTGGGGTTGGCCGTTATGATTTTTTCCACCGCCAGGGCCAAAGCTCCGGCATCGCTTATTTGCTCCAGCCCTTTTTCCCGGACGATTTCCGCGGGCGCCTTGCCGCTTTTGAGCATTTCCTCAAACACCGTTTTGGCCAGTTTGCTTGAAAGCACGCCTTTGTTGACGAGATTGATCATGGCGGCGACATTTTCAGCCGGGATGGGAAAATCCCGCATTTCCAGGTTGTTGCCGTTCAGCCAGGCGGAAATGTCGCCTAGTATCCAGTTGGCAACGGATTTGGCGTCGCCGGTATGTTTCATCGCTTCGTCAAAATAATCGGCCGTGGCCAGCCGGGCAATGACGCCGGAAGCGTCGTAGGCGGAAAGCCCGAGCCGCCCGGTCAGGCGTTCTTTGCGCGCGTCCGGCAGCTCCGGCATGGTTTCGGCGATTTTCGCCACCCACTCCGCTTCCGCCACGAAAGGAACCAAATCCGGGTCAGGGAAATATCGGTAATCATGCGCTTCTTCTTTAGAGCGCATGGAATGAGTAACGCCTCTTTCCTCGTCCCAGGTACGGGTCTCCTGGACTACCCTGCCGCCTTCGTCCAGCACGGCGGCCTGGCGCGCCTCCTCGTATTCTATGCCGCGCTGTACGGAGCGGAAGGAATTGAGGTTTTTGATTTCGCTTCTTGCGCCAAATTCTTTTTGTTCCGGCGGCCTTATGGATACATTGGCATCGCAGCGCAGGCTCCCCTCCTGCATTTTGCAGTCGGAAACGCCGATATATTCGAGGATGGAACGCAGTTTTTCCATGAAAACGCGGGCTTCCTGCGGCGAGCGCAGATCCGGCTCCGATACTATCTCGATAAGCGGTACGCTGGAGCGGTTGTAATCGACCACCGAAAAATCCGAATCGCTGATGGACGCGCCGGAGTGCACTAATTTGCCCGCGTCTTCCTCGATGTGGATGCGGGTTATGCCGATGCGCTTTACTGTGCCGTCCACCTCTATGTCCACGTAACCGCCGCGGCAGATCGGCAAAAAAAGCTGGGAAATCTGGTAGCCTTTGGGCAGATCAGGATAAAAATAATTTTTGCGGTCAAACCGGTTGTATCTTTGTATTTCGCAATTAAGCGCCAGCCCGGTCTTTATGGCAAACTCCACCACCTTTTTGTTCAGGACGGGCAAAGCGCCCGGCATGCCGGTACAGGTAGGGCAGGTATGGGTATTGGGTTCGCCGCCGAATTCAGCCGGACAGGAACAAAAGCATTTGGTGGCGGTTTTAAGTTCCACATGCGTTTCCAAACCTATTATTGTTTCGTATTTCATGCTGACGCACCTCCGATCGGCGCGGCCATTTTATGAAAACCGGCGCTCTGCTCGTAAGTATAGGCGGCCCGCAGCACGCTCATTTCATCAAGCGCCCGTCCGATGAGCTGCAGACCCACCGGCTTGCCGCCGGAAAACCCGCAGGGGATCGAAATGCCCGGCAGCCCCGCCATATTGACCGGTATGGTATAAACGTCCAGCATGTAGATGGAAAGCGGATCAAGCATGGCGCCGAGGGGCAAGGCGGTGGTCGGCGCGGTGGGGCAGGCCAAAACGTCCACCTTGCCGAATACTTTCTTGAAGTCTTCAATGATGAGGGTGCGCACTTTCATCGCCTTATTGTAATAAGCGTCGTAATAACCTGAGCTTAGGACATAAGTGCCGAGCATGATCCGGCGCTTGACCTCGTTGCCGAAGCCCTGCGTGCGGGTCTTGACCGTCATTTCGATCAAGTTCCGGCAGCCGGGGGCGCGGTAGCCGTATTTTACCCCGTCAAAGCGCGCCAGGTTCGCCGACGCTTCGGCGGGGGCGATGATATAATAAGTCGCCACCGCGTATTCGGTGTGCGGCAGCGACACGTCCACTATTTCCGCGCCCAGTTCCGATAAGTGCCTGATGGCGCCGCGCACTTTTTCCTCTACCGCTTTGTCCAGCCCTTCGCCGAAATACTCTTTGGGCACGCCGATTTTCACGCCTTTTATGTCAGGATGCAGCGCCTTGGTGAAATCCGGCGCCGCCAAATTGTAGCTGGTGGAATCATGTTCGCAATGCCCGCTGATCGCGTTGAGCACCAACGCGCAGTCGGTAACGTCGCGGGCAATGGGGCCGACCTGATCGAGCGAGGAAGCGAAAGCTACGCAGCCGTAACGCGAAACGCGCCCGTAAGTGGGTTTCAAGCCGACTGTGCCGGTAAAAGCCGCCGGCTGGCGGATGGAGCCGCCGGTGTCGCTGCCCAGCGACCAGGCGGCTTCCCCGGCCGCCACGCCGGCCGCCGAGCCGCCGGAAGAGCCGCCCGGCGTGCAGTCGGGCGCCCAAGGGTTTCTCGTCTTTTTAAAATAAGAAGTTTCGGTGGTCGAACCCATGGCGAATTCGTCCATATTTGCCTTGCCGATAAATACGGCGTCGTTTTGTTTGAGTTTTGCGATGACCGTCGCGTCGTAGGGCGCGATGAAGTTGTCGAGGATGCGCGACGAACAGGTGGTTTTTACGCCTTTTATGCACAAAATATCTTTGATCGCGCCCGGAATGCCCGCCAAGGGGGCTATCGTCTCTCCCCGGGCGATTTTCGCG is a window encoding:
- the gatB gene encoding Asp-tRNA(Asn)/Glu-tRNA(Gln) amidotransferase subunit GatB; its protein translation is MKYETIIGLETHVELKTATKCFCSCPAEFGGEPNTHTCPTCTGMPGALPVLNKKVVEFAIKTGLALNCEIQRYNRFDRKNYFYPDLPKGYQISQLFLPICRGGYVDIEVDGTVKRIGITRIHIEEDAGKLVHSGASISDSDFSVVDYNRSSVPLIEIVSEPDLRSPQEARVFMEKLRSILEYIGVSDCKMQEGSLRCDANVSIRPPEQKEFGARSEIKNLNSFRSVQRGIEYEEARQAAVLDEGGRVVQETRTWDEERGVTHSMRSKEEAHDYRYFPDPDLVPFVAEAEWVAKIAETMPELPDARKERLTGRLGLSAYDASGVIARLATADYFDEAMKHTGDAKSVANWILGDISAWLNGNNLEMRDFPIPAENVAAMINLVNKGVLSSKLAKTVFEEMLKSGKAPAEIVREKGLEQISDAGALALAVEKIITANPKSAEDYKAGKDKALGFLVGQVMKETKGRANPEMINKLLREKLS
- a CDS encoding helix-turn-helix transcriptional regulator, with the protein product MTRYAKQYFSKDGGEPSTQREVVGLDGNGGEFALCPLRHALSIIGGKWKLPIICFLSSRTPARYSAIKRNIPGITNMMLSQSLKELENFGIVLRKQYNQIPPRVEYALTADGESLLPALELLAKWGFAQLYKNTAGSNACETCRREN
- the gatA gene encoding Asp-tRNA(Asn)/Glu-tRNA(Gln) amidotransferase subunit GatA, giving the protein MSLCNLPAHELGKKLRAKEVSSVELTKEFLNRIAEVEPKIGAFVTLCEQAALETAALVDAKIARGETIAPLAGIPGAIKDILCIKGVKTTCSSRILDNFIAPYDATVIAKLKQNDAVFIGKANMDEFAMGSTTETSYFKKTRNPWAPDCTPGGSSGGSAAGVAAGEAAWSLGSDTGGSIRQPAAFTGTVGLKPTYGRVSRYGCVAFASSLDQVGPIARDVTDCALVLNAISGHCEHDSTSYNLAAPDFTKALHPDIKGVKIGVPKEYFGEGLDKAVEEKVRGAIRHLSELGAEIVDVSLPHTEYAVATYYIIAPAEASANLARFDGVKYGYRAPGCRNLIEMTVKTRTQGFGNEVKRRIMLGTYVLSSGYYDAYYNKAMKVRTLIIEDFKKVFGKVDVLACPTAPTTALPLGAMLDPLSIYMLDVYTIPVNMAGLPGISIPCGFSGGKPVGLQLIGRALDEMSVLRAAYTYEQSAGFHKMAAPIGGASA
- a CDS encoding carbon starvation protein A, with the protein product MNGILMMAISIAVLGAAYLFYGRWLANKWGIDPAAKTPAYAYQDGVDYVPADRHVVFGHQFASIAGAGPINGPIQAAVFGWLPVLIWILLGGVFFGAVQDFSAMYASVRNKGRTIGYVIEEYIGRLGKKLFLIFCWLFCILVIAAFADVVAGTFNGFYVSPKGASTQIPANGAVATTSMLFIVEAVVLGFVLRFGRLGKWLNTAAALILLVAAIAFGLNFPIFVSRDIWHIIVFTYIFVASVVPIWALLQPRDYLNSYLLVAMIAAAVVGVFVSNPSINLPAFTGFDIDGQSLFPMMFVTIACGAVSGFHSLVSSGTASKQIKSENDMLPISFGAMLMESLLAVIALIAVASFAAGAAAKQGLVTPPQVFAGGIANFLTTLGLPSDIVFTLINLSVSAFAMTSLDSVARVGRLSFQEFFQASADEQPGAAHKFFMDKYVATILTLLVAYLLSKAGYSAIWPLFGSSNQLLSALSLIACAVFLKRTRRAHFMMVIPIFFMIAVTFSALCIKVYQLSSGLAGGLSKNMFNDGLQLVMAVLVLLLGVCIAAQGVKALFGQRGAKGGAQ
- a CDS encoding DUF3298 and DUF4163 domain-containing protein, whose product is MKKLLSALTCALLINCAAAEARPDIVPRALKKSGEVEAVVPVVKDREHSEAAAKISEILAKAVESRLAEYEVLAAADAKNRSRYSFHASYKVKYNDNALLSIALRGYEYTGGAHGISWQESVTADLETGKVFQLGDLFQSGSGYQKIIDERIAQEINRRAEWRGSVRFPGVSADTGFYLTEEALVIYYQPYEIAAYVFGLPTFVLDRYELNDLLVDEVRSKI
- a CDS encoding pyridoxamine 5'-phosphate oxidase family protein, producing the protein MQEVLKFLAESKVFFLATAEGKQPRVRPLGFFMEYGGKLCFCTSNQKDMYKQMKDSPLVEICATVGRDVLRVTGKAVFVTSAASKQKALEVMPALKAKYAVDDKIFEIFAVEDATATTLGADGSKKTRQI
- a CDS encoding methyltransferase domain-containing protein, which encodes MESERIEFLRRFMTQPRKIGSITPSSSFLTRKMMGGLPWEDMRTVVELGAGTGVFTRYIAERRVAECNVVVFEQSAEMRKSLQARYPCFCYAAKAETLGSTLRRLDLPKADCIISGLPFSIFAESLRSRIMENVYDNLADGGIFVAFQYSPFLYKMLKRYFPSVKTDFVLMNLPPAFVYLCRKQEE